In Desulfovibrio psychrotolerans, a single window of DNA contains:
- a CDS encoding YbgA family protein — translation MVDATDKITLGISACLLGHKVRFDGGHKLDSWLVNTLGAYVRFVPVCPEVEMGLPVPREALRLVGDPQNPRLITVRGGEDFTGRMREWSQERIRGLHDEGLCGFIFKRASPSSGMERVKVYRDVPPEEAKKAGPPVNAGVGIFAAEFMRAFPLLPAEEEGRLNDPALRENFVERIFVMRRWRQLLQEGMTPGGLVAFHTRHKLLIMSHSVEHYRTMGKLVAGAGTHERAEELAERYQTLLLTAMGREATVKKHVNVLQHVMGYFKKTLTADEKQELLEIIQAYHAGLVPLIVPVTLLNHYVRKYAESYLAGQWYLSPHPLELKLRNHV, via the coding sequence ATGGTTGATGCAACGGATAAGATTACCTTGGGCATTTCGGCGTGCCTGCTCGGGCACAAGGTGCGGTTTGACGGCGGGCACAAGCTGGACTCGTGGCTGGTGAACACGCTTGGGGCGTACGTGCGGTTTGTGCCCGTGTGCCCGGAGGTGGAGATGGGCCTGCCTGTGCCGCGCGAGGCTCTGCGCCTTGTGGGCGACCCGCAGAATCCCCGGCTTATTACCGTGCGCGGGGGCGAGGATTTTACCGGGCGCATGCGCGAGTGGTCGCAGGAGCGCATACGCGGGTTGCATGATGAGGGCTTGTGCGGCTTCATATTCAAACGGGCTTCTCCTTCCAGCGGCATGGAAAGGGTTAAGGTCTACCGCGATGTGCCGCCGGAGGAAGCGAAGAAGGCCGGACCGCCAGTTAACGCGGGGGTGGGCATCTTTGCTGCGGAGTTTATGCGCGCCTTTCCGCTGCTGCCTGCAGAGGAGGAGGGGAGGCTTAACGATCCCGCGCTGCGGGAGAACTTTGTGGAGCGCATCTTCGTCATGCGCAGGTGGCGGCAGCTTCTGCAGGAAGGCATGACGCCGGGCGGGCTGGTGGCCTTTCATACCCGGCACAAGCTGCTTATTATGTCACACAGCGTGGAGCACTATCGCACGATGGGGAAGCTTGTCGCGGGGGCCGGTACGCATGAGAGGGCAGAAGAGCTTGCGGAGCGGTATCAGACCCTACTGCTCACGGCCATGGGCAGAGAGGCCACGGTGAAGAAGCATGTGAATGTGTTGCAGCACGTTATGGGATATTTCAAGAAAACCCTGACGGCAGATGAAAAGCAGGAACTGCTGGAAATCATTCAAGCCTACCATGCAGGGCTTGTACCGCTTATTGTTCCGGTGACCTTGCTGAATCATTATGTGCGCAAGTATGCGGAATCGTATCTGGCCGGACAATGGTACCTGAGCCCGCATCCGCTGGAACTGAAGCTGCGTAATCATGTGTAG